A region from the Arachis ipaensis cultivar K30076 chromosome B01, Araip1.1, whole genome shotgun sequence genome encodes:
- the LOC107604915 gene encoding zinc finger MYM-type protein 1-like, whose protein sequence is MRPMIWKFLPNKRDEIRRAYIKVGPNQPILDNYPFSGDKSHCRFQASWFKLFPSWLEYSIEDDAIYCFSCFLFAKEPSINTGSNAFIENGFRNWKKVNSGKEYALLNHIGKGPNSFHHKALKSCDDLMKQSRHIDRLLHKQTSEEIENNRIRLGASIDCIRWLTFQGFAYRGHDESQSSSNRGNFLKMLKFLGSYNERVKKNVLKNAPKNAKYTSNDVQKEILHILATKVRNSIREGIGDVKFCIIVDEARDESKKEQMAIVLRFVTLDGFVKERFFDLVHVTDTCATTLKKELISVLSHYNLQVENIRGQGYDGASNMRGEWNSLQALFLKDSPQAYYVHCFAHRFQLALVAASREHDIPNHLKGIGTLSKLCNKLQETGKSRTYHMVDRLIRLVLTIPVSTAITERAFSAMKIVKTRLRSKMADEFLADNLVIYIEKELAAIFDTNSIIDDFENRKKR, encoded by the exons ATGCGACCAATGATTTGGAAGTTTCTTCCAAATAAAAGAGATGAAATCCGTCGGGCTTATATTAAAGTTGGGCCAAATCAACCAATTCTTGATAATTATCCATTTTCTGGTGATAAAAGTCATTGTCGCTTTCAAGCTTCATGGTTTAAATTGTTCCCATCTTGGTTAGAATATTCTATAGAAGATGATGCTATATATtgtttttcatgctttctttttgctaaggaaCCTTCAATCAATACGGGTTCAAATGCTTTTATTGAGAATGGTTTCAGAAATTGGAAGAAAGTAAATAGTGGAAAAGAATATGCTCTTTTGAATCACATTGGCAAAGGTCCCAACTCATTCCATCATAAGGCGCTGAAATCATGTGATGATTTAATGAAACAATCACGACATATTGACAGACTTCTTCATAAGCAAACATCAGAAGAGATTGAAAATAATCGAATTCGACTAGGAGCATCTATAGATTGCATTAGATGGTTGACATTTCAAGGTTTTGCATACAGAGGACATGATGAAAGCCAAAGTTCAAGCAACAGAGGTAACTTTTTGAAAATGTTGAAATTTTTGGGATCTTACAATGAAAGAGTAAAAAAGAATGTTTTGAAAAATGCTCCAAAAAATGCTAAGTATACTTCAAATGATGTCCAAAAAGAAATTCTACATATTCTTGCTACTAAGGTGAGAAATTCAATTAGAGAAGGCATTGGAGATGTCAAATTTTGTATTATTGTTGATGAAGCTAGAGATGAATCTAAAAAGGAGCAAATGGCCATTGTTTTGAGATTTGTTACTCTAGATGGTTTTGTTAAAGAGAGATTCTTTGATCTTGTGCATGTTACTGATACTTGTGCAACAACTTTAAAGAAAGAATTGATTTCTGTCCTTTCTCATTATAATCTCCAAGTTGAAAATATTAGGGGTCAAGGGTATGATGGTGCTAGCAACATGCGGGGTGAATGGAATAGTTTGCAAGCTTTGTTTCTTAAAGATTCTCCACAAGCATACTATGTACATTGTTTTGCTCATAGGTTTCAATTAGCATTGGTGGCAGCTTCAAGAGAG CATGATATACCAAATCATTTGAAAGGCATTGGTACACTTTCTAAATTGTGCAACAAGTTGCAAGAAAcgggaaaatcaagaacttatcaCATGGTTGATAGATTAATACGTCTTGTTTTGACTATACCAGTATCTACAGCAATAACAGAAAGAGCTTTTTCAGCAATGAAAATTGTTAAGACAAGACTCCGAAGTAAGATGGCTGATGAATTTCTTGCAGACAATTTGGTCAtctatatagaaaaagaattagCAGCTATTTTCGACACAAATTCAATTATAGatgattttgaaaatagaaaaaaacgtTGA